The Candidatus Deferrimicrobiaceae bacterium sequence GACCCGCTACTTGTCCTTGTTCTCCGGCTTGGAGGGAGTGACGTCGATCTCGTTCTTCTCCTTCATCGCCTTTTTGAAGTTGCGGATCCCTTCCCCAAGGCCGCTTCCGATCTGCGAAAGCTTCCCCGCCCCGAAGAGCAGGACCACGATCACGAGAACGATCAGAAGTTCCGGTATCCCGAGTCCGAACATGCCTACCTCCCGGCAGTTGGCCGTCTATGGGTTCATGATACCACCGGGGTAGGAAAAACTCCTCAATTTTCCCGGATCGTCTCCTCCACGGCTATCCCGAAGTGCCTGCCCGCCCTTTCCTCCGCGAGAAGAACGGAATCCCCCGCGGACATCCTCGCCACGGAGACCGCTCCCCCCCCG is a genomic window containing:
- a CDS encoding twin-arginine translocase TatA/TatE family subunit — encoded protein: MFGLGIPELLIVLVIVVLLFGAGKLSQIGSGLGEGIRNFKKAMKEKNEIDVTPSKPENKDK